Proteins from a single region of Acidianus ambivalens:
- the purT gene encoding formate-dependent phosphoribosylglycinamide formyltransferase, with protein sequence MEIGTPLLEGSKKLMLLGSGELGKEIAIEAQRMGIEVVAVDRYDMAPAMHVAHRKYVIDMMDPSALKSIVKRENPDGIITEIEAINTDALIDLENSGYKIIPNAQAVKICMNRIELRRLAAEKLKVPTTTYAFAESAEEVRKACRDIGFPCLIKPEMSSSGHGHVLINKEDEIEDAYKESISHARGKSKRVIVEEYVKIDTELTILTYRYNTGKGIVTKTFPPVEHQRPSYYYVESWQPATVQDEVVEKAKSYAIKVVEELGGVGIFGVEIIKSGNRVLFSEVSPRPHDTGMVTMASQDISEFQVHVRSALGLPTPEVRLLTPAASHVILAEREEWNPKYLNLEKALEIPGVQVRLFGKPYSYEKRRMGVVLANGSTVEEAKEKARKAAALILVE encoded by the coding sequence ATGGAGATCGGAACACCTCTTTTAGAAGGCTCAAAGAAACTAATGCTCTTAGGAAGCGGAGAGTTAGGTAAGGAAATAGCGATAGAAGCACAAAGGATGGGCATAGAAGTGGTTGCTGTTGATAGATACGATATGGCTCCTGCAATGCACGTAGCTCATAGAAAGTATGTAATAGATATGATGGATCCATCGGCTCTAAAGTCTATAGTCAAGAGAGAAAATCCCGACGGAATTATTACAGAGATAGAAGCAATTAATACTGATGCCCTAATTGACCTTGAAAATTCTGGGTATAAGATAATACCAAACGCGCAAGCAGTAAAAATTTGTATGAATAGAATAGAATTACGAAGGCTTGCTGCAGAGAAATTGAAAGTTCCAACGACGACCTATGCCTTTGCAGAAAGTGCAGAAGAAGTTAGAAAAGCTTGTAGAGACATAGGATTTCCTTGTCTTATAAAACCAGAAATGAGTTCCAGTGGCCATGGGCACGTTTTAATAAATAAGGAAGATGAAATAGAAGACGCGTATAAAGAATCAATATCCCACGCTAGAGGCAAGAGTAAAAGAGTTATAGTTGAGGAGTACGTGAAGATAGACACTGAGCTTACAATTTTAACTTATAGATATAATACTGGAAAAGGAATAGTTACTAAAACTTTTCCTCCAGTAGAGCATCAAAGACCTAGTTATTATTATGTCGAATCTTGGCAACCAGCTACAGTTCAAGATGAAGTTGTAGAAAAAGCTAAATCTTATGCAATAAAAGTCGTAGAAGAATTAGGTGGAGTAGGAATTTTTGGTGTAGAAATAATAAAATCAGGTAATAGAGTGCTCTTTAGTGAAGTTTCTCCTAGACCTCATGATACTGGAATGGTTACTATGGCTAGCCAAGATATAAGCGAATTTCAAGTTCATGTGAGAAGTGCATTAGGCTTACCAACTCCTGAAGTTAGGTTATTAACTCCTGCAGCGTCTCATGTAATTTTAGCTGAGAGAGAAGAGTGGAATCCCAAATATCTTAATTTAGAAAAAGCTTTAGAGATTCCGGGTGTTCAAGTTAGATTATTTGGCAAGCCTTACAGCTATGAAAAAAGAAGAATGGGAGTAGTGTTAGCTAACGGAAGCACTGTCGAAGAAGCCAAAGAAAAAGCAAGAAAGGCAGCGGCATTGATACTAGTCGAGTAA
- a CDS encoding NAD(P)/FAD-dependent oxidoreductase — MKKKVVIVGGGNAGSIVANKLAKNADLEVTVIEPSEYHYYQPGTVDIVGGIGKEEEMIKNTSDILHAKWIKDYATKVDVENHTVFLKNGDKIDYDYVVIAAGARNKKLEGFPDWHTIEGAKLMKTMADNFEGKKIVVGYFGLIKCPAAPFELSFILKQRFPKADITLVNPVAQPPQIQKPMAEILGKIAKELGVQVIRGFKIKEIDRQNKIIESENGEKINYDLAFIDTPIRAGEEFSNLVDNSGLIPVNKETLRFKDYDNVFAIGDITNITTPPKTGAIAHFEANYVVKEIQNDLYGQGKGKFDGSAACAVYAGYGKGAFIYMNYEKSYALGPSSIFFTAKKTFAHIYWLTVEGKLL; from the coding sequence ATGAAAAAGAAAGTTGTTATAGTTGGTGGCGGAAACGCTGGATCTATTGTAGCTAATAAATTAGCTAAAAACGCTGATCTAGAAGTAACAGTTATAGAACCATCAGAATATCATTATTATCAACCTGGTACTGTAGATATAGTAGGCGGAATAGGTAAGGAAGAAGAAATGATAAAAAACACTTCAGATATTTTACACGCTAAATGGATAAAGGATTATGCAACAAAAGTAGATGTTGAGAATCATACTGTATTCTTAAAAAATGGAGATAAGATTGACTATGACTACGTCGTAATAGCTGCTGGAGCGAGAAATAAAAAACTGGAAGGATTCCCAGACTGGCATACTATTGAAGGAGCTAAGTTGATGAAAACTATGGCAGACAATTTTGAAGGCAAAAAGATTGTCGTAGGATACTTCGGTTTAATAAAATGCCCTGCAGCTCCTTTTGAATTGTCCTTTATTTTAAAGCAGAGATTCCCTAAAGCAGACATAACGCTAGTAAATCCAGTAGCTCAACCTCCTCAAATACAAAAACCAATGGCTGAGATACTGGGCAAGATTGCTAAAGAATTAGGAGTTCAGGTCATAAGAGGTTTTAAAATTAAGGAAATAGATAGACAGAATAAAATTATAGAATCAGAAAATGGAGAGAAAATAAATTACGATCTAGCATTTATAGATACTCCTATTAGAGCTGGTGAGGAGTTCTCAAATCTTGTAGATAATTCTGGCTTAATACCAGTGAATAAGGAAACATTAAGATTTAAGGACTACGATAATGTATTTGCTATAGGAGATATTACTAATATAACTACGCCACCAAAAACTGGGGCAATAGCGCATTTTGAAGCAAATTATGTAGTTAAGGAAATTCAGAATGATTTATATGGGCAAGGGAAAGGAAAATTTGATGGCTCTGCTGCATGTGCAGTTTATGCCGGTTACGGAAAAGGTGCATTTATTTATATGAATTATGAGAAGAGTTATGCACTAGGTCCTTCATCAATATTTTTCACAGCTAAGAAAACATTTGCGCATATATATTGGCTCACAGTAGAAGGTAAGTTACTCTAG
- a CDS encoding PadR family transcriptional regulator, with protein MKMNLERLRKGTLKLLILEALNDKPMHAYEIIKSIEKKFHGIYKPSPGSLYPVLKQLIESGMITVEEKDDKKIYIITDKGKEAFNKMKTEMKNVFTKNNQYRKLVNQLFEIGLIIYNFRDKLSEEDYEKINNIINGCKNEIEDLLNKLK; from the coding sequence ATGAAAATGAACTTAGAAAGGCTAAGGAAAGGCACATTGAAGCTACTGATCCTAGAGGCACTTAACGATAAACCTATGCATGCATACGAGATAATTAAATCTATAGAGAAAAAATTTCATGGGATATATAAACCCAGCCCTGGTTCTCTTTATCCAGTTCTAAAGCAATTAATTGAGAGTGGAATGATAACTGTAGAGGAAAAAGATGATAAAAAAATTTACATTATAACTGACAAGGGTAAAGAAGCCTTCAACAAAATGAAAACGGAAATGAAGAATGTTTTTACTAAGAATAACCAGTATAGAAAGTTGGTAAATCAATTATTTGAGATAGGATTAATAATTTATAATTTCAGAGATAAATTAAGTGAAGAAGATTATGAGAAAATAAATAATATTATAAATGGATGTAAAAATGAGATAGAAGATTTATTGAATAAATTGAAGTAA
- a CDS encoding acetoin utilization protein AcuC has product MRKTVFIWNENYLDYSFPGDHPFKSLRESMAKKLMEERGFFHEIDLENAEPVTESLLEKIHDKEYIEFVKKKSLEGKGYLDDGDTPAFKGIYEAAILRVGGSVKALEMIEKGYDVAINLGGGFHHAKKSSASGFCVFNDVALIAKLAEKKYKIAIVDIDGHHGDGTQQLLFDDNRVLKASLHMFHRNFFPGTGNYDEIGEGKGKGFTINVPLPPGTADDAYISAFKEVIVRKLEKFKPELIIIVEGGDSHFDDPLVELKLSTKGYSEVINEILSIAKRFSSKIILLGGGGYNYEATARIWTITTAQLAGLDMSEVDLLHDCCFTSSTNFVKEKVNEVIKKLKEIHGLLD; this is encoded by the coding sequence TTGAGGAAGACCGTATTTATATGGAATGAAAATTATTTGGATTATTCGTTTCCTGGAGATCACCCATTTAAATCTCTTAGAGAGTCTATGGCAAAGAAGCTAATGGAAGAAAGAGGATTTTTCCATGAAATAGATTTAGAAAATGCCGAGCCTGTAACAGAGAGCTTACTAGAAAAGATTCATGATAAGGAATATATAGAATTTGTAAAAAAGAAGAGTCTAGAAGGAAAAGGATATTTAGACGACGGAGATACGCCAGCCTTTAAAGGAATATATGAGGCAGCAATTCTAAGGGTAGGAGGTAGCGTAAAAGCATTAGAAATGATAGAGAAAGGATACGACGTAGCAATAAATTTGGGTGGAGGATTTCATCATGCAAAGAAATCCTCTGCTTCAGGATTTTGTGTATTTAACGATGTAGCTCTAATAGCTAAGCTTGCTGAGAAGAAATACAAAATAGCAATAGTAGATATTGACGGTCATCATGGGGATGGAACACAACAATTGCTTTTTGATGATAATAGAGTTTTGAAAGCTTCTTTGCATATGTTCCATAGAAACTTCTTTCCCGGAACTGGAAATTATGATGAAATAGGAGAAGGTAAAGGTAAAGGATTTACTATCAACGTTCCCTTACCGCCCGGCACAGCAGACGATGCGTATATTTCAGCTTTTAAGGAAGTTATAGTTAGAAAATTGGAAAAGTTTAAGCCAGAGTTAATAATTATAGTTGAAGGAGGTGATTCTCATTTTGATGATCCTTTAGTAGAATTAAAATTGTCTACTAAAGGCTACTCTGAGGTTATAAATGAAATCTTAAGCATAGCCAAGAGATTCTCATCTAAAATAATATTATTAGGCGGTGGAGGATATAATTATGAAGCTACAGCTAGAATATGGACTATAACTACAGCTCAACTTGCGGGACTTGATATGAGCGAAGTCGATTTACTTCACGATTGTTGCTTTACGTCGTCTACTAATTTTGTAAAAGAAAAGGTTAATGAAGTAATAAAAAAACTTAAGGAAATTCATGGCTTACTCGACTAG
- a CDS encoding FAD-dependent oxidoreductase, with protein sequence MKVTIIGSGIAGSSLYYMFKKAGHNVKVIDPRIRRIFPSLIHSLLLVDKDVYLSKLALDFYKEFNIETKEFPSFTIGKIDEKLIKLWEEYGVKIEEKIIFNSKGIYAVGGDRLVYIKRMIDGVPIIKEKASVIKKGNTAIAKINDKYIESDIIILAAGPWNSQIFSVPTKSYYCWASLTLTQDSKLDRMFVYDYELNFYSRPFLGLGIRTAIIGDGETIEAKPCQRIKVDPEEVMTRARKRLGKLRVIYTSGEFCEGTPDMRPAYGRLLDNLYFIGGFDGYGAEVGPGVARLLFNFITKGEEDKDYIVDRFNGVKDFKIGKEPHEL encoded by the coding sequence TTGAAAGTAACAATAATAGGCTCTGGAATAGCAGGAAGTTCACTTTATTATATGTTCAAAAAGGCAGGCCATAACGTAAAGGTTATAGATCCAAGAATTAGAAGAATCTTTCCTAGTTTGATTCACTCTTTACTTTTAGTGGATAAAGACGTTTATCTATCAAAGTTAGCTTTAGACTTTTACAAGGAATTTAATATTGAGACTAAGGAATTTCCCTCTTTTACCATAGGAAAAATTGATGAGAAATTAATTAAGCTATGGGAAGAGTATGGAGTGAAGATTGAAGAGAAAATTATCTTTAACTCAAAAGGAATTTACGCTGTAGGAGGAGATAGACTAGTTTATATTAAGAGAATGATAGATGGGGTGCCAATAATTAAAGAGAAAGCATCAGTCATTAAAAAAGGAAATACTGCAATAGCGAAAATTAATGACAAATATATTGAATCGGATATTATAATCCTTGCAGCGGGCCCTTGGAATAGCCAAATTTTTAGTGTCCCTACGAAGAGTTATTATTGCTGGGCATCTCTCACTTTAACTCAAGATAGTAAATTAGATAGGATGTTTGTTTATGATTACGAATTAAATTTTTATTCAAGGCCATTTTTAGGCTTAGGAATTAGAACTGCAATCATAGGTGATGGAGAGACTATAGAGGCTAAGCCTTGCCAAAGGATAAAAGTTGACCCAGAAGAGGTTATGACTAGGGCTAGAAAAAGACTAGGAAAATTAAGGGTTATTTATACTTCTGGAGAGTTCTGCGAAGGAACTCCTGACATGAGACCTGCTTATGGAAGATTATTAGACAATTTATATTTCATAGGAGGATTTGACGGTTACGGTGCAGAAGTTGGACCAGGTGTCGCAAGATTACTTTTTAATTTTATAACTAAAGGAGAAGAAGATAAGGATTACATTGTAGATAGGTTCAATGGAGTAAAGGACTTTAAGATAGGAAAGGAACCTCATGAATTGTAA
- a CDS encoding phosphatidate cytidylyltransferase, which translates to MFVTLTDIAWAVVLTIWVMIVTLYISKYVARKTTIYVARKTIHILGGGLVAVVSPFVFSSPLLPIILSYLLTAYLIFHRERQPLNWFQDKENRGEVWFTFSFGTILLLSWILIRNFWDLGSRDIYVALLPLFYMSFGDGVTGIIRNYVYKRRVKGWWGSLGMFIVSSLLGYYFLSIPGLISGILATIVERIGKVDDNILVPFVPFIFLYITVVLLNL; encoded by the coding sequence GTGTTTGTTACTTTAACAGATATAGCGTGGGCAGTAGTCCTTACTATATGGGTAATGATAGTTACATTGTATATCTCAAAATATGTTGCTAGAAAAACTACTATTTATGTTGCTAGAAAAACCATACATATTCTAGGTGGAGGTTTGGTCGCGGTAGTTTCTCCTTTTGTTTTTTCATCACCATTACTTCCAATAATTCTGTCTTATCTATTAACTGCATATTTGATTTTCCATAGAGAAAGACAACCGCTTAATTGGTTTCAAGATAAAGAAAATAGAGGAGAAGTATGGTTTACTTTCTCTTTTGGGACAATTTTGTTATTAAGCTGGATCTTGATTAGAAATTTCTGGGATCTTGGATCAAGAGATATTTACGTAGCGTTATTACCCTTATTTTACATGTCTTTTGGCGACGGAGTTACTGGCATAATAAGAAATTATGTATATAAAAGGAGGGTGAAAGGCTGGTGGGGATCTTTAGGGATGTTTATAGTTTCTTCTCTTTTAGGATATTATTTTCTATCTATTCCAGGCTTAATTTCTGGAATCTTGGCTACTATAGTAGAAAGAATAGGTAAGGTTGACGATAATATTTTAGTTCCTTTTGTCCCATTTATCTTCTTATATATCACTGTAGTACTTCTTAATCTTTAA
- a CDS encoding VIT1/CCC1 transporter family protein, translating into MISDIVRKNYKEEIFGATVYEELAKIEKNVKVKEVLEELANGEKSHASFWKEVAESRGVELEELGFFDRLKIKILKLFRRVFGLPLTLKLVERGEISDAEKYYQLSKAAEFNDTERQKLSSIMMQELVHEDLLVQTQINADKIRDAIYAVSDGLIEVLAGVSGLASILASPFLVALGGIIIGVSGTISMSIGAYLSSSSENDIRKSKLKKEKLRALLGQAYSSNEGDNEINKNSESVKITAISYILGALVPILPFLLGLGGLLGLITSYAFTGVVTFIVGGIIGILSDVNPFKKGAVMAGLAIVAALVTHLIGIAFHFIGY; encoded by the coding sequence ATGATAAGTGATATAGTAAGAAAGAACTATAAAGAAGAGATCTTTGGTGCAACTGTTTACGAGGAGTTAGCCAAGATCGAGAAAAATGTCAAGGTTAAAGAAGTTTTAGAGGAGTTAGCTAATGGAGAGAAGTCTCATGCGTCATTTTGGAAGGAAGTTGCAGAGTCTAGAGGAGTAGAATTAGAAGAACTAGGATTCTTTGATAGACTAAAGATAAAAATACTTAAACTTTTTAGAAGAGTCTTCGGTCTTCCTTTGACATTAAAATTAGTCGAAAGAGGGGAAATAAGCGATGCAGAAAAATATTACCAACTATCTAAAGCTGCAGAATTTAACGATACAGAAAGGCAGAAATTATCGTCAATAATGATGCAGGAACTTGTACACGAGGATTTGTTAGTTCAAACTCAAATTAACGCTGACAAGATAAGGGATGCTATTTATGCTGTGAGTGATGGCTTAATAGAAGTCTTAGCAGGAGTTTCTGGACTTGCTAGTATTCTAGCATCTCCATTCCTTGTAGCGTTAGGAGGTATAATTATTGGAGTTTCAGGTACAATTTCAATGAGTATAGGAGCATATTTATCCTCAAGTTCCGAGAACGATATTAGAAAAAGTAAGCTAAAGAAAGAAAAGCTAAGGGCATTATTAGGTCAAGCTTACTCTTCTAATGAAGGTGATAACGAGATTAACAAAAACTCAGAAAGCGTTAAAATAACTGCAATTTCTTATATCCTTGGAGCTTTAGTCCCCATTCTTCCTTTCCTTTTAGGCTTAGGCGGTCTTTTAGGCCTTATTACTTCTTATGCATTTACTGGCGTCGTCACATTCATCGTAGGCGGAATTATAGGGATATTAAGTGACGTTAATCCATTTAAGAAAGGTGCAGTAATGGCTGGACTTGCAATAGTAGCGGCACTTGTTACTCATCTTATAGGTATAGCTTTTCATTTTATAGGTTATTGA
- a CDS encoding thiamine-phosphate synthase family protein, which yields MEERDEVLLKLKEAVDLFVNTPGTHLLIPEIRTNIGYAIKGAKNVNDVAAIPGRISVAFNRAIYCMPPAFGASDHVARVILTAMSHDENMRSAINLKFYEEIVKNLSDVFIFNRKEEPEESREKERHTMNFMVDLAYSRLGRIPRYIVDLGDYGKEPTIFILGKEPIEVVKEAINLLQFIQ from the coding sequence ATGGAGGAAAGAGATGAAGTGTTATTAAAATTGAAAGAAGCCGTAGATTTATTCGTCAACACTCCTGGTACTCATTTGCTTATTCCAGAAATAAGAACAAACATAGGCTATGCAATTAAAGGTGCAAAAAATGTTAATGACGTAGCGGCTATTCCAGGGAGAATTAGTGTAGCATTTAATAGGGCAATCTATTGTATGCCACCAGCTTTTGGTGCTTCAGATCATGTAGCAAGAGTAATATTAACTGCAATGTCACATGATGAGAACATGAGAAGTGCAATAAATTTGAAATTCTATGAAGAAATCGTGAAAAATCTGAGCGACGTGTTTATATTTAATAGAAAGGAAGAACCGGAAGAAAGTAGAGAAAAAGAGAGACACACTATGAATTTCATGGTTGACCTTGCATACTCTAGACTGGGTAGAATACCTAGATATATAGTAGATCTAGGTGATTACGGTAAAGAACCCACTATTTTCATTTTAGGTAAGGAACCAATAGAAGTTGTAAAAGAAGCGATAAATTTACTTCAATTTATTCAATAA
- a CDS encoding carbon-nitrogen hydrolase family protein: MKIAVVQPSSVGSALVLTEKALLSGAQLVLLPEKWVRTVEELPLKEFQRLAIKYTAYIIPGAVEDGVSIIAPIIDSNGNIKGLAKKLHLFNKEKEKLMPGTYSTIFSISGIKVGIAICYDLDFPEVIRKMVLKGAEIILVPSKISYNGIEIWREYLRVRSLENRVAIVNANVYSPPDYPGKSVIFVPYKRNDSIVDLLTLAELGEEENFAIADINPLSYFHIRLERIKEIKDFDVMELQ, translated from the coding sequence ATGAAAATTGCAGTAGTACAGCCTTCTAGCGTTGGTTCAGCCTTAGTACTTACAGAGAAGGCGTTACTATCTGGAGCGCAATTAGTACTTTTACCTGAAAAATGGGTTAGAACTGTCGAAGAATTACCTTTAAAGGAATTTCAGAGACTTGCGATAAAATACACTGCATATATCATACCAGGGGCTGTTGAAGATGGAGTATCAATTATAGCGCCAATTATAGATTCTAACGGCAATATTAAAGGATTGGCTAAAAAACTTCATCTTTTTAATAAAGAGAAAGAAAAATTAATGCCGGGAACTTATTCTACAATTTTTTCCATAAGCGGAATAAAGGTAGGCATAGCAATTTGTTATGACTTGGATTTTCCAGAAGTAATAAGAAAGATGGTACTAAAAGGTGCAGAGATTATTCTAGTGCCTTCTAAGATAAGTTACAATGGAATAGAAATTTGGAGAGAATACTTAAGAGTAAGAAGTCTAGAGAATAGAGTTGCGATAGTTAATGCGAATGTTTATAGCCCCCCAGATTATCCGGGCAAAAGTGTAATTTTTGTTCCATATAAGAGAAATGATAGCATAGTGGACTTACTTACATTGGCAGAGCTGGGGGAAGAAGAAAATTTTGCAATAGCAGACATTAATCCGTTATCGTATTTTCATATAAGGTTGGAAAGAATAAAGGAGATCAAAGACTTTGACGTAATGGAACTCCAGTAA
- a CDS encoding MogA/MoaB family molybdenum cofactor biosynthesis protein has protein sequence MSAHKQHREMAPKVLNFFVITVSTSRYEKMQKKEPIVDESGDIIKQEIITSGHRLVGYSLVPDDKVKILKAFAEALDNPEVDVIVSTGGTGYSKTDVTVETLRGLFDREVEGFGEVFRFLSYEDPQVRSAAYLSKATAGIIKDKVIYALPGSPDAVKLAMEKLILPEAPHLVFIARSK, from the coding sequence ATGTCTGCACACAAACAACATAGAGAAATGGCTCCAAAAGTTCTAAACTTTTTCGTGATAACCGTAAGTACTTCAAGATATGAGAAAATGCAGAAAAAAGAGCCGATAGTAGATGAATCTGGAGATATAATTAAACAGGAAATAATAACTTCCGGCCACAGATTAGTAGGATATTCATTAGTACCTGACGATAAAGTAAAAATTTTAAAGGCGTTTGCAGAGGCATTAGACAATCCTGAGGTTGATGTTATAGTATCTACTGGTGGTACAGGTTATTCCAAAACTGACGTCACTGTAGAAACTTTAAGAGGACTATTTGATAGAGAAGTTGAAGGTTTTGGCGAAGTGTTTAGATTCTTAAGTTATGAAGACCCACAAGTTAGATCTGCAGCCTATCTAAGTAAAGCCACTGCAGGAATAATTAAAGATAAGGTTATTTATGCACTACCTGGCTCCCCAGATGCTGTAAAATTAGCTATGGAGAAATTAATCTTGCCAGAAGCCCCGCATTTAGTCTTTATCGCTAGATCTAAGTAG
- a CDS encoding CBS domain-containing protein, with translation MVDLEELYVEPQVVANPNDRLRDILPKMKEKNQWVVPVVLHKKVIGLLTYKDLLKRRVSLDAKVLTLSSPSITIDEKDDFPKVIAKFYTTKARAIPVVNKNKELIGMITRESVIKYLLDTNQIESNKKAREYMSSPALTIEAEESVARARWLMIRDNISRLPVTREKKLEGIVSSRDIVNALYSINEKKRSSILTEEERIMAMPVKEIMTSPVISVKGSDSLKSVAELLLKKNISGAPVLEGDFIEGVISTIDIIKSLESKYNLTMPIEAKLTSGLKKEEIKAEIDGVIERYLSKLEKMTDIINFKVSFKEAAKSQDKTLYKTTVTVSTKEGNFIASETDWDPIVAVKKAVEKVENNLIKKLKKIDKSKKVTKEEE, from the coding sequence GTGGTAGATTTGGAAGAGTTATACGTCGAGCCTCAAGTGGTAGCAAATCCTAACGATAGGTTAAGAGATATTTTACCAAAGATGAAGGAGAAAAACCAATGGGTTGTTCCAGTAGTTTTGCATAAGAAAGTTATTGGATTACTTACATATAAAGATCTTTTAAAGAGAAGAGTAAGCTTAGATGCTAAGGTACTTACATTATCTTCACCGTCTATAACGATCGATGAGAAAGACGACTTTCCAAAAGTCATAGCAAAGTTTTATACCACAAAAGCCAGGGCGATACCAGTAGTTAATAAAAATAAGGAACTTATAGGTATGATTACTAGAGAATCTGTCATTAAATATCTCTTAGACACTAATCAAATTGAAAGTAATAAAAAAGCAAGAGAATATATGTCTTCTCCTGCATTAACAATAGAAGCAGAAGAATCTGTAGCGAGAGCAAGGTGGCTAATGATTAGAGATAATATAAGTAGATTACCAGTAACTAGAGAGAAGAAACTAGAGGGAATAGTAAGCTCTAGAGATATAGTTAATGCATTATATTCTATTAATGAAAAGAAAAGATCGTCAATATTAACAGAAGAAGAAAGGATAATGGCAATGCCGGTAAAAGAGATAATGACTTCGCCAGTAATTTCAGTTAAAGGCTCTGATTCGTTAAAATCCGTTGCAGAACTACTCTTAAAGAAGAACATATCTGGAGCACCGGTACTTGAGGGAGATTTCATTGAAGGAGTAATAAGTACAATAGATATAATAAAGTCATTAGAGTCAAAATACAATTTAACTATGCCAATTGAGGCAAAACTTACTTCAGGACTAAAGAAGGAAGAAATTAAGGCGGAAATTGACGGAGTTATTGAAAGATATTTAAGCAAACTAGAAAAAATGACTGATATTATAAACTTTAAGGTGTCATTTAAGGAGGCTGCAAAAAGTCAAGATAAGACTCTATATAAAACTACTGTAACAGTTAGTACTAAAGAAGGTAACTTCATAGCAAGTGAAACAGACTGGGATCCTATAGTAGCAGTAAAGAAAGCTGTAGAAAAGGTTGAAAATAACTTAATCAAAAAATTAAAAAAGATCGATAAAAGCAAAAAAGTAACTAAGGAAGAAGAATGA
- a CDS encoding ParA family protein, with amino-acid sequence MIITVINQKGGVGKTTTAVNLSYVLSKSKNVALLDMDPEGGSTTSFGMKREKKELEIGSKSVNIFNVEVFPAHLGLLKAELNGDVEDVVNKIKETAKNFDILVIDTPPNLGTLAVASMIAADKILSPVTPQPLALEAAKNLDGRLQSLNKKALAFTNLSNKAISLELPSVQFLNIHIPQSRLFIEASRLGVPATRYEEVRLKKPKLSHFFEELAKVTLE; translated from the coding sequence ATGATAATAACAGTTATTAATCAGAAAGGTGGTGTCGGAAAAACTACTACTGCAGTTAATTTATCTTACGTCCTATCTAAATCAAAAAATGTAGCTTTACTAGATATGGATCCAGAAGGAGGAAGTACTACATCATTTGGAATGAAGAGAGAGAAAAAAGAACTTGAGATAGGTAGTAAGAGCGTTAATATATTTAATGTAGAAGTATTTCCTGCACATCTAGGTCTACTTAAAGCTGAGCTAAATGGAGATGTAGAGGATGTTGTAAATAAAATTAAGGAAACCGCAAAAAACTTTGATATCTTAGTTATAGATACTCCCCCTAATTTAGGCACATTAGCAGTAGCCTCAATGATAGCAGCTGATAAAATATTATCCCCAGTAACTCCTCAACCCTTAGCTTTAGAGGCTGCGAAAAATCTAGACGGAAGATTACAGAGCCTCAACAAGAAAGCTTTAGCTTTTACCAACTTGTCAAACAAAGCTATAAGTCTCGAATTACCTTCAGTACAGTTCTTAAATATACACATTCCACAGTCTAGATTATTTATTGAAGCGTCTAGATTAGGAGTTCCAGCGACTAGATACGAAGAGGTTAGATTGAAGAAACCAAAGTTATCACACTTCTTTGAAGAGTTAGCAAAGGTGACTCTAGAGTGA